TGCCCGAGGGCACGGCGGCCGGCACTTCGCTTGCCGCCGTGGGTGCCGGCGCAGACGCCGCGCCCGCGAGGCTCGACGCCGTGTTCGACGCCGGCATGGCGTTGGGAGCGGCCGGCGCCGGCGAGAGCGGCGCGTCACTCGGCAGCGGCGGATACGCGCCGCCGGCCGGACCGCTCGGCCATGGCGGCACCGGCGCGGCAACCGCTCTGCGCTCGCGTCGCCAATTTATCGTTGCGAGCACCGCGGCGCCGGTCCCGAAGAGGATCATGACCAGAACTGCCAGAGCGCCGGCCACCGGGATCTGAGCGATGATCGACGTGCCCACGATACCGAACGCCGTGGCCAGCATGAGGCCCTCCTGGCGACCACCCTTGGTGAGGAGCAGCTGGGCAATCATCGATGCCACGGCGACACTGGCGAAGAAGTAGAACAACGGCACGATCACGATCGCCGGAATCACAACGAGAATGCCGATGATGGTCACGATCAGGATGACCGCCACAATCGGAACAATGATGAAGAACGTCAATGCACCCCAGCCGAGCGAGGCTCCCGGACGTCTCATGACCGTGCGACCAACCGCCTGCATCTGCTTCGGCAGCAAGGCAGCGGCGACGAGTCCGAGCACGAGGAAGATCAGCGTCTGCACCAGCCATCCGAGAAATGAGAAACCCGCCCACGCCCGAGGATTGAGGTCATCAAGCACCTGCGGTACCCCACCCCACGATGAGAAGCCGTTCTCGTGGCTCTCGATCGAACCGTACATGCGGGCGCCTTCATCAACGGTGACTGCGCCACCCAGGGCGACGATCGCCGGTTCATCGGTGCTCAGACTACGACCGATCGTTGCGCTCGGCAGCACATGCACATCGCCGCCGAAGGCGACCACGGTGTCGGTCACGGTTCCCGCGATGGTCACGTCACCGCCAAACGCCACCACAGCCTGGACGCGTTCATGGGCGCCGATCTTGATGGGATTACCGAACTGAACGATGACGCCGCGATTGACGTCCGCAACCTTCGTCGGTTCCGTCGCGGCGGCTCCACCTTTGGTGGCGGCCGCCGTCGGTCCCACAATCGCCAAGCCAATGACCATGAGGACGAGGGCCAACGCCACGAGCGCTACGCTCGGCCCCGCAATCCTCTTCACTCGCGACGCGCTCATCTCTCCACCTCCACGACCCCGCCGGTCGTCTCGCTACCGTTTGTGGCGGCACCAAACAGCAGAACCGCCCACTTTCCACAAACCCAAGCCCATGCATTGAGCACGTGCAGCCAGCCGAAAGTCGCCAGGACGCCGGCCGGCACCCCGAGGATCGCGAGCCACAGAGGCGGCGTCCGGGTGCCGTCGGCGACGGGCACATCGAAGTACCAGAACACGGGCAGGGCGAGCAGCCACAGAGTAGTAGTCGTCGCGGTCAGCGTGAGCGCGAACGACGCCATGCCGAGCACCACCTTGCTCAGCAGAAAGAACAGATCGAGCCAGGTGCTGGCCGCGACAAAATGCGTACGCAGCCGTGCCCACACGCCTTCGTGGAGCTCCCATGCGCGTAGCGACGGCGCGACATCGACACCAAGAAGGTACTCCGCCTGCAGCCGTTCGAAGGCAGCGAACAGCCACCAGGCGCCGACCACGACGAGGAGAATCGGTAGGCCGATCCAGACGACCACGAGACTCAGACCCAGAGAGAGCCCGACGGCGAGAAAGATGAAGTAGAAGAGCCCGAGCGGGAAAGCAAGCCACAGGTAGGCCATGTTGAGCCACGTCCGCGACTGTGTCACAACGCCGAAGAAGCGACTTGCGCCGCGCCGCATGGGGCACCTCCCTCCGCCACAGTCCGACTTCCACTAACGTACTCAGCGTAGCCGGAAGGTGCACCGGTGTCGTCACCCGGAGGCGGGATATTCTCCGGATGCGCAGAGGGATATCCAAGGCTGTCCGCGTACCCCCTCGGGGGTACATCGCACCCCTACGAGGCTAGTCCAGACGCGCCTCGCCACGACGCACGAGCCCCACTTCGTAGGCAAGGATGACCGCCTGCGTGCGATCGTGCAGACCAAGCTTGGCGAAGACGCGCTTCACGTGAGTCTTCACTGTGCCCTCGGAGAGAAAGAGCTGCGCGGCGATCTCGTGATTCGTGAGTCCGCGCGCCATGAGCCCCAGAACTTCTCGCTCGCGTTCGGTCAGATCGTCAAGGCGGCCGGTATCGGGCGGCGCCTGGCCGAGCGCGCCACGCTCACGGAAGTGCTCAATGAGACGCATGGTCACCGACGGCGACAGCATGCCTTCGCCACTCGCCACGACACGAATGCCCGCCACGAGCTCCTCGGCCGGCGTGCGCTTCAGCAGAAAGCCGCTGGCTCCCACCTTGAATGCTTCGTAGACGTACTCATCGAGATCGAAGGTGGTGAGAATGAGTACTCGGGAGGTCTCCTCGCGACCAAGCGCCGAGATGGCCCGCGTCGCCTCGATGCCGTTCATGATCGGCATCTGCACGTCCATGAGGACGACATCCGGGTCGAGGCTCTGCGTGAGTTCGAACGCCTGACGACCGTCGCTCGCCTCTCCCACGACCTCGATGTCCGGTTCCGTCTCGAGAATGAGGCGCAGGCCCGAACGTACCAAGACCTCGTCGTCCGCGAGGAGTACGGTGATGCTCATGTGACCTCCTTATGCACGGGCAGCCGCGCTTGAATGGCAAAGCCACCCTCAGGACGCGGCCCGGCGTGCAGATCGCCGCCAAACGTAACCACGCGCTCGCGCATGCCCGCCAACCCGTGGCCGCCGCCGTCGAACCGATCGACCGAGCCGCCTCGGCCATCGTCGACGACGTCGATCACGAGCACACCGTCACTGTGACGGATGCGAACCCAGGCGTGTGCCCGCGGACCGGCGTGCTTGAGCGAATTGGTGAGCGCCTCCTGCACGATGCGGTAGGCGGTGAGATCGAGACTCGCCGGCAGGGACGGCGCGCCATCCTCGAACGTCAACTCGACGGGCAGGCCGGCTTCACGAACACTGGCACAAAGCTCGTCGAGGTGTGCCAGCCCCGGAGCTGCATCAAGCTCGGCGGTCGCGTCTGAGGCACGCAAGATGCCGAGCATGCGCTCGATATCGGCCAGCGCCTGCCGCCCCGTGCTCTCGATGCTGCCGAGAGCCTCACGCGCTAGGTCCGGTTTGGTATCCACGACGCGACGTGCGGCGCCGGCGTGGAGCACGACGACGTTGAGCGCGTGTCCGATGCTGTCGTGCAGTTCGCGCGCCAAGCGAAGTCGCTCCTCCGCCACCGCTTCACGGGCGCGCGCCTCGCGATCGGCGGCAAAGAGCGCCGCCCGCCGCTCGGCTCTCTCGACGCTACCGCGGTAGAGGCGAATGACGACTGCGACGACCCAGGCCACCGACAGCATGCCCCAGGTACTCGCCGCGTCCCGCCAGCTCACGTCGAGGGCCGAGAAGAAAACGATGATCATCCCTGCCGCCACCAAGAAGCCCGCCGCAACAGCACGTGCCCAGCGATCAAGGGCAACCGTCGCGAACGAGGCCACGACGACGGCCCACAGCGCGGCCTGAGTGAAGTCGTAGCCGAGCAACGATTGAGCGCAAAGAGCCACCAGCGAGACGCACAAGCTCCCGAGCGGCGTGAGCCAGAGTAGAGCGAGAGCGAGCGAGCTCATCACGGTCAGCACGATGAGCAACTCGTCGTCGGCGCGCTGACCGGCCTGAACGGGCCCGCGCGTAAGCAGTTCTACGAGCCCCGCCGCGGTGAACACAAGCGCCAGCAGGATGCTCACCGGCAGAGGATCGAACGCCCGCAGTCGACGCGCATTGTCGGCCCTTGCCGTCGCCTGCCTCCCGGGGCTCTCCTGGCGCTCCATGGTCCCAAGCATAGTCCAGCCGCGGGAGTTTCGCAGAATCACACGCAGCAATCCGTCTGTGGTCACTTCAGACAACTCCACCAACTCAAGCGCCATAAGTCGAAACCCGATGTTCGTCGCATGTATGAACATGGGAGATGTCCTGCCGTGTGCGATCGGTCGCCCGGAACCAACGCACCGTGAAGCCGGGACGCGTCCACCTCTCGGTCGCTGTGGCCGCGCTCGCCGCGCTTGCCTTGGCGGCCGCGAATGCGCAGCCGAGCGCGGCCCCCGCAGCTTCGTATGCACCTGCCGGCGCTCTTTCGCCGGCGACCGCCGAGACCCGTACGAACGACGACACCTCCCCTACGACGTCCACCCCACGAGCCGGCTTTCCGGCACCAGATCCTCGAGGCGCAGTGAGTCCATCACCGCTCGGCGAGGCAACACACCGCCCTACCGTCGAGTGCGCCGCCGACGAAGAGTAGAGGGACAACTGCCGGGGTCCTTCTGCGCCGCATCAGCCATTCGAGCTGTGCCGAGCGTCCAGCAGCAGCGCACCAGAGGCCGGTTCAGTCACCCCCCGGGAAGCCATCGTGCATCGACGTCGGATCTGACCCGGATCCGTGTGCGTGAGCATGCTGGTGCGCCGTCGCGGCGTGACGATGCTCGTGATCATGAATGAGGTTCGCCGAGAGCAGCAGATCACGCTGGGCGAGAATCGCATCAGGAGTGCCGTCGGCCACCAACTCGTGTTCCTCCGAGAGAACGACAACACGGTCGGCCGCCTCAGCTGCAGCCGAGAGGTCGTGCGTCGCCATCACGACCGTGCGCCCCTGACTCTTCCAGTCTGCGAGCACCGCGAGTAGCCACACCTGGCTGCGGGGGTCGAGTGCGGCGGTGGGCTCGTCGAGCAGAAGCACGTGCGGCTCCATCGTGATCACGGAGGCGATGGCAACCCGCTTCTTCTCTCCGCCAGAGAGCGAGTACGGCGGCCGATCGAGCAGCTTCTCGATACGCAACTGGCCGGCGACTTCCCCAACCCGCTCCCGGACCTCCTCCTCCGGCAGACCAAGCTGCAGCGGACCGAAGGCCAGCTCATCCAGAACGCTGGAGCAGAAGAGCTGTACATCGGCCTCCTGAAAGACGAATCCGACGCGGGAACGGAAGTCGCGACGGAAGATGGAATCCTCCAGCGCGGATTCGGTGAGAGGTGCGCCGAAGGCGACGACCTCGCCCCCGGAGGGGAACACCAGTCCATCGAGGACCTTGAGCAGCGTTGACTTGCCAGAACCGTTCGCCCCGACCACAGCCACATGCTGGCCGCAGCCGATCTCCAGATCGAGCGGACCCAGCGCCGGCGAGCCGCCCCGGTATTCGTGACGCACTTGTCTGAGGACGAAGTCGTGCTCGCTCACGATCCGATCATCCTATCGGCAGCGACGAGACCCACGCACATGAGAAGCGAGGCGGCTCCCCATGCCCAGTCACGAGGCCGCATATGCAGTGCGACAAGCGACGGCATGGCACCGCTGAAGCCTCGCGAGAGCATTGCGTCGTAGACCTCGTCCGCGGTCTTCATCGACTTGCGAACGACGAACGCCATACGATCGGTGACCCAGGCGCGGTTCTCGCGCGTCGTACCGCGCCCCAGGGTCCGACTCTCCCGCGCCAGGTGAATCTGCTCTGTCGTGCGCAGCAGCGTGAGGATCTGCTTCTGGGTCATTGCCAGGGTCGCGACCACGACATCGGGCATGCGTAGCGCAGAGAGCGCCCGCAGAAGATCAGACCAGCGAGAAGTCCACACCACGAGAAGGGCGAAGCCGGCGGAGGCGACGACGCGAGCCACCAGAGTCGCGACTCCCATGAGACCGAGCTCGGTCAGCGTCACCGGCCCAAGGGACAACGCTGTCGGCCCTGGCGTGAAGATGCTCAGCGCGGACGGCAGCGCAATCAAGAGCGCAAGCAGACCGGCCGAACCCCACACCTTGCGAGCGAACGAGACGACGCTCAACAGGCAGGTCGCCGCCAATACAAGCGTGAGAACAATCATGGCCGCCAGCAGAAGCACCGAATGCACGAGACTCGCGGTCACCGCGAAGAGCACGAGTGTGAGCAGCTTGACGCGCGGGTCGAGGCGCTGCAGCAACCCGGGACGCACGGCCAGATCCTCGTTCTCGAGTACCTGGCCGACCGCACGTCCAAACGCGTCCGCAGCGCGGCGCGCGAGCGATCGCCCGTGACCGCGGCGACGCGGCTTCGCGGGCGACAGGTCGGCGAGCCGGCAGCTCAAGCAGCGCGACTCCTAGCCGGCGGACGGCGTCGCCGGAGACGACGGCGGTCCGGTCGTCGCGTCAACGTCCCCGCGCCGGCGGGCCAGCAGTACTCCCGTACTCCACGCAATGGCGACGACGATCGCGGTCCCGACGACCGCCGCGATCAGGTAGCCGAGCAGCGAGTTGCTCACGCCCGGCGTCGCGTAGTCGGGCATCGCCGCCTTCCACAGGCCGCCGAGCTTCTCCAGATTGGCGGGGACGTACCCAACCAGGGAGTCGAGCTCCTCCGCGCCCCATTCGCCCCACGCCGTACCGGACGCAAGGGCGCCGATCGGCGTGAGCAGAATCAAGGCGCCGATCCCGGCCCAGAGCCAGCGCAGCGGCTTGGCAGCCGGCTTCATCTCCAGCAGTTGCGGCTCCGCACGCTGCAAGGCGGCGACGATGCCGGCCGTCGCCAGCGCCTCGACCCACCCGAAGAAGAGGAGGTGCTCGAGAGCCATGGCCGGCACGGCAACGCCGAGCTTGTACGGCGCATAGAGGGCTTGTCCGCTCGCCGTGTGAGCGACGTACGGCTGAATGCCAAACTCGAACCCGGCGACGATAGCGGCGGCAACGAGGGCAACATACGCGGCCACGCCCGACGCGAGCACTCGCCGACCAGACGACGGTGCGTCACCACAGACGAACCGGTAGAGGTAGAAACCGACGAACGGCATGACAACAGCCATGTTGAAGCAGTTCGCGGCGATGGCGGTTATGCCGCCGTCGCCGAAGATCAGCGCCTGGATGATGAGCGCGATGGAGACGGCAATGACGGCCGCCCAGGGACCCAAAATGATCGCAATCAGTGTCGCACCGACCGCATGACCGGTTGACCCTCCAATAACCGGCACATTGAACATCATGATGACGAACGAGAACGCCGCGCCCAAGGCCAGCAGCGGAATCTGCTTGGTCCTGAGAGTGCGCTTGACCTTGCGGGCGGCGATGAACCATATCGGGATCATCACGAGCCAGAGGACGACGTACGTCTGGGGACCGAGGTAGCCGTCCGGGATGTGCATGGCAAGGATGTCCATCAGTTTCCTTCCTTGGGCAGGTGCTGCGCGCCGAGCGAAACCTCGCCGGAGCAGCACTCCCGACAGATGCCGAACGCCGTGACCTGTATCTGATTCACCACGAAGCCGTGGTGCATCGTGAGATCCTCGTGCACCGGAGCGAGGAGATCGTCACTGAAGTGGCCCACGGCGCCGCACTGCGTGCAGACGAAGTGGTGGTGCGTCGGCTCCGGCGAGACCTCGTAGTAGCAGGCAGTGCCGTCGAGGTGCGTCTCGACCACCAGGCCGAGGCTCACGAGAAGCTCCAGTGTGCGATAGACCGTCGAGACGTTCACGTCGGGCAGCTTGGTGCGCACGTCGGAGGTGACCTCTTCCGCGGTCATGTGGCGGCCGGCGTCCCGCAGAACTTCCCAGATGACGCTGCGCTGCGGCGTCAGTCGGTAGCCTTGATCGCGAAGAGTCTCTCGGGCATGATGCATGGCCGCGATGCTATCGCACCTGCAACATCATCGCAATAGCGCCCTGTGTGCAGACCGGCGCCCGCCCTGCATCGGCGAAGATCAGGACAAAGGGCAACGGTGGGATGAAGAGCATTGCCGAAGCAATAACGATGGTGGAGGCGGCGGGAATCGAACCCGCGTCCACGGACGCCTCAGCGGAGTCTCTACAGGCTTAGCCGTCGCATTTCGTCTCGCTCGCGGCCCCCGCGTCGGCCGGGTGCCGTCTGCCAGCCCTGGTTAGTCTTAGGCGCGGTCGCTCAGAGCGGGGCTACCGCGCCCCAGCCCACTCAGTAACACCGCGACTCCCGACCGTGGGCGTGCCGGGCGCGATGCGTCACCTGATGTGTCAGGCGGCGAGTGCGAGATCTCTCTCGGCAGGTAGTGTGTTCCGGCAGTTTAACGAGGCCACCGGACCTCGGCCTGCTGCTCCCACCGCGGTACAGCCCATGTCGAGACCTGTTCGCCCCCATGAGCAGCCGGAGTGGCCGCATATCTGACTATACCAGCCGCCAGAGACAACGAAACCGCGGCGCTCATCGCGCCGCGGTTTCGCGAACCTCATTGCGGCGTTTCGTCAGTCTTCGACAGTCTGGACCTCGCGCCGATCGCGACGGCGGAAGTACATGTTGCGACACAGCGGACCTTCTCCGCTCGCATAGCAACTCTGGACCGCTACCGAACACTGAGGAAGCGGCGTACGCGCCACCTTGACGACGCCGAAGCCGCCTTTGCCGCGCTCGATATCCTCGAACATCTTGAGGTCGATCTCATGCGGGAACACCTTCTCGATGCACCCGAAATACGTATCGCCATCCTCTTTGAATGCGTACAGGAATCGGCAGTTCATGCTCAGACAAGCGGCCGGGTAGACGACTTTCTCACACTGCGCCGAACACTCCTGGCATTCGAGCATCTCTTCAGACAACAAGATCAGCCTCCTACAGCGAAATGGCCGGCAGATGCGCGCCGACCCTGGTGCAGGGTAGCACAAGCGTCTTCGCCTGAACAGGGTTCTTAATCATCACTTAATACATGTCACGCAGAGCGCAAGCGCTTGCCTACCAAAGGTACCAGTAGGCGGACTGAGTCACTCGCGCCTTCGACACCGAAGAGCCGCCGCGAGGACTGCACTCGTCGGCTCGCGGCGCCTCTCCTGTCGCCATCGTGCGCAGCACAGTCTCGATAGCTTCGGCGTTGGCCTGGCGGTTGTAGCCGCCCTCGAGGATGAAGGCGATCCGGCCCTCACACAGCCGAGCCATGCGATGGCAGTGCCACGCCATGTACGAGAAGCCGAGTTCGGTGACCATCATGTCGCCGAGCGGATCGTCGCGATGAATGTCCTGCCCCGCCGAGACGAGAATCGCCTCCGGGCTGTACTGCTCGACGATTGGCTCGATCACCATGTTGAACGCATGCGCGTAGTCGTTGTTGTTGCAGTAGGCGGGCATCGGGATGTTGACCGTGTAGCCTTGACCGGGTCCCTCGCCGCAGTCGGTCACCGCTCCCGTGCCCGGGTAGTGCGGAGACTGGTGCATCGAGAAGAAGAGAACGCGCGGGTCCTCGTAGAACACCGACTCGGTGCCGTTGCCGTGATGCACATCCCAGTCGATGATCGCGATGCGCTCGTAGCCCTCGTCGAGAAGCCTCATCGCGGTAATGGCGACGTTGTTGAAGAGACAGAAGCCCATCGCGTCATGCGCCAGAGCGTGATGTCCCGGCGGGCGGACGAGGGCAAAAGGAACGATCCCCTCGCTCCACATCTCGGTGGTCGCCAGCGCACCGCCGGCAGCCAGCAAGGCGATGTCGTATGAGCGCGGAGAGACGAACGTGTCAGGGTCGATCCAGCGGCCGCCGCTGGCGGCCGCCGTCTGGATTGTCTGAAGATGCTCGGCGGTGTGAACGCGGAGAATATCGGCCTCGGTCGCCGGCTCCGGCGTGACCACTTTAAGGCGCGGCCACACATCGCTGGCACGCAGGTGCTCCACAACCGCGGCAACTCGATCCGCACCCTCCGGATGATCGCCTGTACGGTGCTCAGCGTACTCGTCGTGATAGACGATCCCAATATCCATGCGTCTAAGAATACAGCCTCTGCCGAGCGCCGACACACAGAAGCCCGTAACGGCACACGCCCGAGAGTACGAGAGAGGTGGCGATCCGCATCGTCACGGTAATGCCCGATGAACCGCGGCACGAACCCATCCGCACGCAGCCGCGTCTCCTCGACCACAGAACGGAGGCGCCCTGCGCCCAGTCCGAGCGCCGATGAGGAGGCCCACACATGAGACGCCGCATCAACTTCAAGATCGCGATCCCAGCGTTCGCCGCAGGGCTGCTCCTCGTGTTCGCCGTTGTCGGCGCACTCGGCGCCAACGACTCCGGCACCGTCGCGCGACAACTCGGGATCAACTCGTCCACCGACACCGATTCGGCGACGCTCCCTGGAGCGGCCACCGATTTCACAGAAGAGAGCAAGGTGGCCGACGCGTCGGGAGCAGGCGCGGCCACTTCCAGCGAGGCCGCGCCGACCCCGACTCAAGGGCAGCACCTGGTCAGAACGGGCGATCTCGCGCTCCTGCTCGAGCGCGACCGACTCCTCGCCACGCTCGATGAAATCACCGAGCTCACGCAACGCGTGGGTGGCTACATCGTCTCCAGTTCGGTCGGCAGCGACAGTTCTACAACCTATTCGTCGACCGACACGCCGACGCTCGGGGAGTCCGCAGCCGGCGGACAAGTCGAAACAACGGACGGCGTCGTCCCCAATCAAGCTTGGGTCACCATTCGAGTACCGGAAAGCGAGTTCGAGGACGCCGTGAAGCGCCTCAGCAAGCTAGGTGAGGTGCAATCCGTCGCTACCTCGGCCACGGACGTGACCTCTCAAGTCGTGGATCTGGAGGCACAGCTCCGGCACGCACGCGCCGTGGAACGCCGCCTGCTGCGCTTCCTCGGCGAGACTGAGACCATCCGCGAGATGCTCACCGTTCAAGATCGCCTCGATGC
This window of the Thermoleophilia bacterium genome carries:
- a CDS encoding sensor histidine kinase, which encodes MFIHATNIGFRLMALELVELSEVTTDGLLRVILRNSRGWTMLGTMERQESPGRQATARADNARRLRAFDPLPVSILLALVFTAAGLVELLTRGPVQAGQRADDELLIVLTVMSSLALALLWLTPLGSLCVSLVALCAQSLLGYDFTQAALWAVVVASFATVALDRWARAVAAGFLVAAGMIIVFFSALDVSWRDAASTWGMLSVAWVVAVVIRLYRGSVERAERRAALFAADREARAREAVAEERLRLARELHDSIGHALNVVVLHAGAARRVVDTKPDLAREALGSIESTGRQALADIERMLGILRASDATAELDAAPGLAHLDELCASVREAGLPVELTFEDGAPSLPASLDLTAYRIVQEALTNSLKHAGPRAHAWVRIRHSDGVLVIDVVDDGRGGSVDRFDGGGHGLAGMRERVVTFGGDLHAGPRPEGGFAIQARLPVHKEVT
- the cbiM gene encoding cobalt transporter CbiM codes for the protein MDILAMHIPDGYLGPQTYVVLWLVMIPIWFIAARKVKRTLRTKQIPLLALGAAFSFVIMMFNVPVIGGSTGHAVGATLIAIILGPWAAVIAVSIALIIQALIFGDGGITAIAANCFNMAVVMPFVGFYLYRFVCGDAPSSGRRVLASGVAAYVALVAAAIVAGFEFGIQPYVAHTASGQALYAPYKLGVAVPAMALEHLLFFGWVEALATAGIVAALQRAEPQLLEMKPAAKPLRWLWAGIGALILLTPIGALASGTAWGEWGAEELDSLVGYVPANLEKLGGLWKAAMPDYATPGVSNSLLGYLIAAVVGTAIVVAIAWSTGVLLARRRGDVDATTGPPSSPATPSAG
- a CDS encoding response regulator transcription factor, which translates into the protein MSITVLLADDEVLVRSGLRLILETEPDIEVVGEASDGRQAFELTQSLDPDVVLMDVQMPIMNGIEATRAISALGREETSRVLILTTFDLDEYVYEAFKVGASGFLLKRTPAEELVAGIRVVASGEGMLSPSVTMRLIEHFRERGALGQAPPDTGRLDDLTEREREVLGLMARGLTNHEIAAQLFLSEGTVKTHVKRVFAKLGLHDRTQAVILAYEVGLVRRGEARLD
- a CDS encoding energy-coupling factor transporter transmembrane component T — protein: MSCRLADLSPAKPRRRGHGRSLARRAADAFGRAVGQVLENEDLAVRPGLLQRLDPRVKLLTLVLFAVTASLVHSVLLLAAMIVLTLVLAATCLLSVVSFARKVWGSAGLLALLIALPSALSIFTPGPTALSLGPVTLTELGLMGVATLVARVVASAGFALLVVWTSRWSDLLRALSALRMPDVVVATLAMTQKQILTLLRTTEQIHLARESRTLGRGTTRENRAWVTDRMAFVVRKSMKTADEVYDAMLSRGFSGAMPSLVALHMRPRDWAWGAASLLMCVGLVAADRMIGS
- a CDS encoding sensor domain-containing protein yields the protein MRRGASRFFGVVTQSRTWLNMAYLWLAFPLGLFYFIFLAVGLSLGLSLVVVWIGLPILLVVVGAWWLFAAFERLQAEYLLGVDVAPSLRAWELHEGVWARLRTHFVAASTWLDLFFLLSKVVLGMASFALTLTATTTTLWLLALPVFWYFDVPVADGTRTPPLWLAILGVPAGVLATFGWLHVLNAWAWVCGKWAVLLFGAATNGSETTGGVVEVER
- a CDS encoding ABC transporter ATP-binding protein; the protein is MSEHDFVLRQVRHEYRGGSPALGPLDLEIGCGQHVAVVGANGSGKSTLLKVLDGLVFPSGGEVVAFGAPLTESALEDSIFRRDFRSRVGFVFQEADVQLFCSSVLDELAFGPLQLGLPEEEVRERVGEVAGQLRIEKLLDRPPYSLSGGEKKRVAIASVITMEPHVLLLDEPTAALDPRSQVWLLAVLADWKSQGRTVVMATHDLSAAAEAADRVVVLSEEHELVADGTPDAILAQRDLLLSANLIHDHEHRHAATAHQHAHAHGSGSDPTSMHDGFPGGD
- a CDS encoding Fur family transcriptional regulator; the encoded protein is MHHARETLRDQGYRLTPQRSVIWEVLRDAGRHMTAEEVTSDVRTKLPDVNVSTVYRTLELLVSLGLVVETHLDGTACYYEVSPEPTHHHFVCTQCGAVGHFSDDLLAPVHEDLTMHHGFVVNQIQVTAFGICRECCSGEVSLGAQHLPKEGN
- a CDS encoding DUF4349 domain-containing protein, coding for MRRRINFKIAIPAFAAGLLLVFAVVGALGANDSGTVARQLGINSSTDTDSATLPGAATDFTEESKVADASGAGAATSSEAAPTPTQGQHLVRTGDLALLLERDRLLATLDEITELTQRVGGYIVSSSVGSDSSTTYSSTDTPTLGESAAGGQVETTDGVVPNQAWVTIRVPESEFEDAVKRLSKLGEVQSVATSATDVTSQVVDLEAQLRHARAVERRLLRFLGETETIREMLTVQDRLDAAQLTIEQLEAQLKSMKETTTYGTLRIVLNEKGTPQAGQIDSSDTFSGVFWNSLTLLGRGARLTALAVTAALPFVVAFGAMGLIAWFVVRRLRARRRQQARPPAVA
- a CDS encoding histone deacetylase, whose amino-acid sequence is MDIGIVYHDEYAEHRTGDHPEGADRVAAVVEHLRASDVWPRLKVVTPEPATEADILRVHTAEHLQTIQTAAASGGRWIDPDTFVSPRSYDIALLAAGGALATTEMWSEGIVPFALVRPPGHHALAHDAMGFCLFNNVAITAMRLLDEGYERIAIIDWDVHHGNGTESVFYEDPRVLFFSMHQSPHYPGTGAVTDCGEGPGQGYTVNIPMPAYCNNNDYAHAFNMVIEPIVEQYSPEAILVSAGQDIHRDDPLGDMMVTELGFSYMAWHCHRMARLCEGRIAFILEGGYNRQANAEAIETVLRTMATGEAPRADECSPRGGSSVSKARVTQSAYWYLW